From Populus trichocarpa isolate Nisqually-1 chromosome 19, P.trichocarpa_v4.1, whole genome shotgun sequence, a single genomic window includes:
- the LOC7455232 gene encoding reticulon-like protein B16 isoform X2: MDNSSDVIDTVSGNGGGDSRNDAAASTSSAPSSPRAITSGYRLFDRQDSLHQLMGAGKAADVLLWKWWHVSFGVIMVATVSWFIFERSGLPFLTICSDVLLILIVLLFVRANIADMINKQLQSLPELVLSEEMVNSAAASFRVKINNVLLMAHDITLGKDFRLFFKVVVFLWLLSTVGSYFSFFTLAYIGTILSITIPALYSRYEERVDRCCGIIHRKLSHHYKIVDESVISRIPQSLSKDKDS; encoded by the exons ATGGATAATTCAAGTGACGTTATAGACACGGTCAGTGGTAATGGAGGAGGAGACTCAAGAAATGACGCCGCAGCTTCAACTTCGTCCGCTCCTTCTTCTCCGAGAGCAATAACTTCTGGGTATCGATTGTTTGATCGCCAAGACTCGCTTCACCAGCTTATGGGTGCTGGCAAAG cTGCTGATGTACTACTTTGGAAGTGGTGGCATGTTTCTTTTGGTGTCATTATGGTCGCAACTGTATCATGGTTCATATTTGAGCGGTCTGGATTGCCATTCTTAACAATTTGTTCTGATGTGTTGCTGATCTTGATTGTACTGCTGTTTGTCCGTGCCAACATAGCTGATATGATAAACAA ACAGCTTCAGTCGTTACCAGAGTTAGTTTTATCAGAGGAAATGGTTAACAGTGCTGCAGCATCATTTCGTgtgaaaattaataatgttcTTCTTATGGCTCATGACATTACTCTCGGCAAAGATTTTAGACTCTTTTTCAAG GTGGTGGTCTTTCTCTGGCTCCTGTCTACTGTTGGTAGCTACTTCTCTTTCTTCACTCTGGCTTATATAG GAACAATCTTATCCATTACAATCCCTGCCTTGTATAGCCGATATGAAGAACGTGTGGATAGATGTTGTGGGATAATCCATAGAAAATTATCACATCACTATAAGATAGTGGATGAGAGTGTTATTAGTAGAATCCCGCAGAGTTTATCCAAGGACAAAGATTCATGA
- the LOC7455232 gene encoding reticulon-like protein B16 isoform X1 — MDNSSDVIDTVSGNGGGDSRNDAAASTSSAPSSPRAITSGYRLFDRQDSLHQLMGAGKAADVLLWKWWHVSFGVIMVATVSWFIFERSGLPFLTICSDVLLILIVLLFVRANIADMINNRQLQSLPELVLSEEMVNSAAASFRVKINNVLLMAHDITLGKDFRLFFKVVVFLWLLSTVGSYFSFFTLAYIGTILSITIPALYSRYEERVDRCCGIIHRKLSHHYKIVDESVISRIPQSLSKDKDS; from the exons ATGGATAATTCAAGTGACGTTATAGACACGGTCAGTGGTAATGGAGGAGGAGACTCAAGAAATGACGCCGCAGCTTCAACTTCGTCCGCTCCTTCTTCTCCGAGAGCAATAACTTCTGGGTATCGATTGTTTGATCGCCAAGACTCGCTTCACCAGCTTATGGGTGCTGGCAAAG cTGCTGATGTACTACTTTGGAAGTGGTGGCATGTTTCTTTTGGTGTCATTATGGTCGCAACTGTATCATGGTTCATATTTGAGCGGTCTGGATTGCCATTCTTAACAATTTGTTCTGATGTGTTGCTGATCTTGATTGTACTGCTGTTTGTCCGTGCCAACATAGCTGATATGATAAACAA caGACAGCTTCAGTCGTTACCAGAGTTAGTTTTATCAGAGGAAATGGTTAACAGTGCTGCAGCATCATTTCGTgtgaaaattaataatgttcTTCTTATGGCTCATGACATTACTCTCGGCAAAGATTTTAGACTCTTTTTCAAG GTGGTGGTCTTTCTCTGGCTCCTGTCTACTGTTGGTAGCTACTTCTCTTTCTTCACTCTGGCTTATATAG GAACAATCTTATCCATTACAATCCCTGCCTTGTATAGCCGATATGAAGAACGTGTGGATAGATGTTGTGGGATAATCCATAGAAAATTATCACATCACTATAAGATAGTGGATGAGAGTGTTATTAGTAGAATCCCGCAGAGTTTATCCAAGGACAAAGATTCATGA